Proteins co-encoded in one Gemmatimonadaceae bacterium genomic window:
- a CDS encoding ATPase domain-containing protein: MSVLEPLVIRNVPTGVPGLDAVLGGGLCEFSFNLVAGSPGSGKTTLVQQILFANATPVRPALYFTVLGEPTIKMLRYQSQFGFFDSSRVPAAVRFINLAAEATGGNLDAVFQRVATEVAAVQPSFIAVDSFRTIVGEHQSPASGGVIELARFVNRLAQQLTTWEVTSFLIGEYADTEQRHPVFTVADTILWLSEDVDRNSATRKLRAVKVRGRSPMPGLHTFRLTDAGMQVFPRIPEQQRQRVVRRNVRLATGVPGLDEMIGGGIPAGDVVLLTGPAGSGKTTFATHFIAQGLNDGENCVVAVFEEYPESYLARAKTVSIDLDGMVEGGRLAVTYLRPLDLSVDEMLAEIQGAVERIGATRVVIDSLSGFEVALAPTYRTDFRESLYRLVGALTATGVTVLMTDEVVDANPGGRFTHERVSFITDDIFVQRYVEIEGKLQKVLSVVKMRGSAHATDFRAYALTSDGAVMGESLSNYHGITTGVPDLAEAAIAAGADG; encoded by the coding sequence ATGAGCGTCCTGGAGCCATTGGTGATCCGCAACGTCCCCACCGGCGTGCCGGGACTCGATGCAGTTCTCGGCGGCGGTCTCTGCGAGTTCTCGTTCAACCTCGTCGCGGGCTCGCCGGGGTCGGGAAAGACAACGCTCGTGCAACAGATTCTGTTCGCCAACGCGACCCCCGTACGGCCGGCGCTCTATTTCACCGTGCTCGGCGAGCCGACGATCAAGATGCTCCGCTACCAGTCGCAGTTCGGCTTCTTCGATTCGTCTCGCGTTCCCGCGGCGGTGCGGTTCATCAACCTGGCCGCCGAGGCGACGGGTGGAAACCTCGACGCCGTCTTCCAACGCGTCGCGACCGAAGTGGCCGCCGTGCAGCCGTCGTTCATCGCCGTCGATTCGTTTCGGACGATCGTCGGCGAGCACCAGTCGCCGGCATCGGGCGGCGTCATCGAGCTCGCGCGGTTCGTCAATCGCCTCGCGCAGCAGCTCACGACCTGGGAAGTCACATCGTTCCTGATCGGCGAATACGCGGACACCGAGCAGCGCCACCCGGTCTTCACGGTGGCCGACACGATTCTCTGGCTGTCCGAGGACGTCGATCGCAATTCAGCGACGCGCAAGCTGCGCGCGGTCAAGGTTCGCGGACGGAGCCCGATGCCGGGGCTGCACACCTTTCGGCTCACCGATGCGGGCATGCAGGTCTTTCCGCGGATCCCGGAGCAGCAGCGGCAACGCGTCGTTCGGCGGAATGTGCGCTTGGCGACCGGAGTGCCGGGGCTCGACGAAATGATTGGCGGCGGCATTCCGGCCGGCGATGTCGTTCTGCTCACCGGCCCAGCCGGGAGCGGCAAGACCACGTTTGCGACGCACTTCATCGCGCAAGGACTCAACGACGGTGAGAATTGCGTGGTGGCGGTCTTCGAGGAATATCCGGAATCGTATCTCGCCCGCGCGAAAACTGTTTCGATCGATCTCGACGGCATGGTCGAGGGCGGACGGCTCGCCGTCACCTATCTGCGGCCGCTCGATCTGTCGGTCGACGAGATGTTGGCGGAAATCCAGGGCGCCGTCGAACGGATCGGCGCGACGCGCGTCGTCATCGACTCACTCTCGGGCTTCGAAGTCGCGTTGGCGCCGACGTATCGCACGGACTTTCGCGAGTCGCTGTATCGCCTGGTCGGCGCGCTCACCGCAACCGGCGTCACGGTGCTGATGACCGACGAGGTCGTCGACGCAAACCCGGGAGGCCGATTCACCCACGAGCGCGTCTCGTTCATCACCGATGACATCTTCGTGCAACGGTATGTCGAGATCGAGGGCAAGCTTCAGAAAGTGCTGTCGGTGGTCAAGATGCGCGGCAGCGCGCACGCGACCGATTTCCGTGCCTACGCGCTGACGTCCGATGGCGCCGTCATGGGAGAGTCGCTTTCGAACTATCACGGGATCACGACCGGCGTTCCGGATCTCGCAGAGGCGGCGATCGCAGCCGGCGCCGATGGATAG
- a CDS encoding response regulator transcription factor — protein MITVAIVDDNRLVREALTAMLDRLPDLRVVGTSVADPAFIDEAKPDVLLLDVGLGDEDSLRVAAALPKQAPGTKIIVMDLIPMNEDVVQFVNAGVSGFVLKDASFDEFVATIRSVAAGGKVLPPRMAESLFSQIASSVATQGREHVLEDVRMTKREREVIELIGEGLSNKEIAQRLNIAAHTVKSHVRNVMEKLALHTRLQIAAYARRDGSQ, from the coding sequence ATGATCACGGTTGCGATCGTGGACGACAACCGCCTCGTGCGCGAGGCGCTCACCGCGATGCTCGATCGGCTTCCCGATCTCCGCGTCGTCGGCACTAGCGTCGCCGATCCAGCCTTCATCGATGAGGCCAAGCCCGACGTGCTGCTCCTCGACGTCGGCCTGGGGGATGAAGACAGCCTCCGCGTCGCCGCCGCCCTCCCGAAACAGGCGCCGGGCACGAAGATCATCGTGATGGATCTCATTCCGATGAACGAAGACGTCGTGCAGTTCGTGAACGCCGGCGTGTCCGGTTTCGTCCTCAAAGACGCCTCGTTCGACGAGTTCGTGGCGACGATCAGGTCTGTGGCCGCCGGGGGCAAGGTGTTGCCGCCGCGCATGGCGGAATCCCTGTTCTCGCAAATCGCCAGCTCGGTCGCCACGCAGGGCCGCGAGCACGTCCTCGAGGACGTGCGCATGACGAAGCGCGAGCGCGAAGTCATCGAGCTGATCGGGGAGGGGCTGAGCAACAAGGAAATCGCCCAGCGGCTCAACATCGCGGCCCACACCGTCAAGAGTCACGTGCGCAACGTCATGGAGAAGCTCGCGTTGCACACGCGTCTGCAAATAGCCGCGTACGCGCGTCGAGACGGCTCGCAGTAG